The following are encoded together in the Capsulimonas corticalis genome:
- a CDS encoding GntR family transcriptional regulator gives MRSEPLYLRLKEQIREDLLAGRARGEGDRLATLNELQIQYDASRPTISKALTALAAEGLLVKEAGRGTFALAPASARDANPPRLSIGFIAPLTRAELPQNAFRGIDLIAHRRSARVLMASAGDSVEHERVAAHDLAASGVRGLIIYPTVRQGRTQEGDYLVHEDLGVPVVLIDTCTPEQGHAQVRFDNKRAGFQMTQWLLEQGHKRIGVITYREEAHHPSLEARYKGYREALQERGVAYDPALVQRIPPGAQAVRLEAVIDEMLALASPPTAIVAAYDPLAVEVIQYLAQRGVSVPDQITVVGFDNNTQSRHFQPAFSTTAPDFEAMGEIACEMLLDAIESGQSPSQTYILPVPLLVRSDRAQTPV, from the coding sequence ATGCGATCGGAGCCACTGTATCTTCGGTTAAAAGAGCAGATCCGCGAGGATCTGCTCGCGGGGCGAGCTCGGGGCGAAGGGGACCGGCTGGCGACGCTCAATGAGCTTCAGATACAGTACGACGCCAGCCGTCCGACAATCAGCAAAGCGCTGACGGCGCTGGCGGCGGAAGGTCTGCTGGTGAAGGAGGCGGGGCGCGGCACGTTCGCGCTCGCGCCCGCGTCGGCGCGCGACGCCAATCCGCCGCGTCTGTCGATTGGCTTTATCGCGCCGCTGACCCGCGCCGAGCTCCCGCAGAACGCGTTTCGCGGGATCGATCTGATCGCGCACCGCCGCAGCGCCCGCGTGCTGATGGCGAGCGCCGGGGACAGCGTGGAGCACGAGCGGGTGGCCGCCCACGACCTGGCCGCCTCGGGCGTCCGCGGCCTGATCATCTATCCGACGGTGCGCCAGGGCCGCACTCAGGAAGGCGACTATCTGGTCCATGAAGACCTCGGCGTGCCGGTGGTCCTGATCGACACCTGCACCCCCGAGCAGGGCCACGCGCAGGTGCGTTTCGACAATAAGCGCGCCGGTTTCCAGATGACCCAGTGGCTTCTGGAGCAAGGGCATAAGCGCATCGGCGTCATCACCTACCGCGAAGAGGCGCACCACCCGTCGCTGGAGGCGCGCTATAAGGGTTACCGGGAAGCGCTTCAGGAGCGCGGCGTCGCCTACGATCCGGCGCTCGTACAGCGCATCCCTCCGGGCGCGCAGGCCGTCCGTCTGGAAGCCGTAATCGATGAGATGCTGGCGCTGGCGTCGCCCCCTACCGCGATTGTCGCCGCCTACGATCCGCTCGCCGTGGAAGTGATCCAGTATCTGGCCCAGCGCGGCGTCTCGGTCCCCGATCAGATCACCGTCGTCGGCTTCGACAACAACACACAGTCCCGCCACTTCCAGCCCGCCTTCTCCACCACCGCCCCCGATTTCGAGGCAATGGGCGAGATCGCCTGCGAAATGCTCCTTGACGCCATTGAATCCGGTCAGTCTCCCTCACAAACCTACATCCTCCCAGTCCCGCTGCTGGTCCGCAGCGACCGCGCCCAAACCCCCGTTTAA